A single window of Xiphophorus hellerii strain 12219 chromosome 12, Xiphophorus_hellerii-4.1, whole genome shotgun sequence DNA harbors:
- the znf703 gene encoding zinc finger protein 703 produces MRDLPAGSDALLRSQSSPERNGDPRRRAAESASAPTPTSLPSPADPSRQNKRLPVRIVKMLTAHSGHLLHPEYLQPLTSAPVSIELDAKKSPLALLAQTCSQIGKPDPPSSSKLASLSSGSLGEKESSGRSSKPGEQHQSLDDKSSFKPYSKSSSDCRKDVLVTKGASDKAALRVPNGSSSGGNASCPPFPSHSRSPNSSSSPLPHRQSHSPSMQPPSHSQTPHTDSKPEQASSDNSSNVAGKKDSDVTKPGVDGAHLANSSQVRASANSSNASSASSPRPESKTDPQASSQPTLGSGHIAPVSPFKPGHSVFPLPPATMGYHGSIVGAYASYPSQFVSSLDPTKSSLGLGLQGKHPSSSPLTGASPPSLMQGLCRDPYCLSYPNAPHLGGSNCSTCVHDPSSLKSGFPLVYPSHHLHSLHSGSLSSSSTPSLSHPLYTYGFMVPNEPLPHACNWVSVSGPCDKRFATSEELLAHLRTHTSLPGMVDSKLLSAYPSSVSSTASCHLHLPPPSSPGALPSSFSLRGSPGLSLARYHPYGKSHLPGAPGLPMPTLPSSPAYYSPYALYSQRLGSASALGYQ; encoded by the exons ATGAGAGATCTCCCCGCTGGATCTGACGCGCTTTTACGCAGCCAGTCGTCCCCGGAGCGCAACGGCGATCCACGCCGGAGAGCAGCAGAGAGCGCGTCCGCTCCCACGCCCACGTCTCTCCCGTCTCCCGCGGACCCGTCGCGCCAGAATAAGAGGCTTCCAGTCCGGATCGTGAAGATGTTGACGGCTCACAGCGGCCACCTGCTGCACCCAGAGTATCTCCAGCCCCTCACTTCTGCGCCGGTTAGCATTGAA CTGGATGCCAAGAAGAGTCCTTTGGCTCTGCTGGCCCAGACCTGCTCTCAAATTGGCAAACCCgaccctccctcctcctccaaGCTGGCCTCCCTCTCCTCCGGCTCTCTAGGAGAAAAGGAGTCGTCCGGTAGGTCGTCCAAGCCTGGAGAGCAGCACCAGTCCCTGGATGACAAGTCCAGCTTCAAGCCTTACTCCAAGTCATCAAGCGACTGTCGTAAGGATGTCTTGGTGACGAAGGGAGCTTCGGATAAAGCAGCTTTAAGGGTGCCAAATGGAAGTTCCAGTGGAGGAAATGCATCTTGTCCACCTTTCCCCTCCCATTCCAGGTCACCGAACTCCAGCTCCTCTCCGTTGCCCCACAGACAGAGCCATTCCCCTTCCATGCAGCCCCCGTCACACTCCCAGACGCCCCACACGGACAGCAAACCCGAGCAGGCGAGCTCGGATAATAGCAGCAACGTTGCTGGCAAAAAAGACTCTGATGTTACAAAACCAGGCGTGGATGGGGCTCACTTAGCCAACTCCAGCCAAGTGAGGGCAAGCGCTAACTCCAGCAACGCCAGCTCGGCCAGCAGCCCACGGCCAGAGAGCAAGACGGACCCTCAGGCCTCTTCGCAGCCTACTCTCGGCTCTGGACACATCGCGCCGGTCTCTCCATTCAAACCGGGGCATTCTGTCTTCCCTTTGCCCCCGGCTACGATGGGATACCATGGTTCCATAGTGGGGGCCTATGCCAGCTATCCCTCACAGTTTGTTTCCAGCTTGGATCCCACCAAGTCCAGTTTGGGCTTAGGACTTCAAGGGAAGCACCCCAGCTCCAGTCCGCTAACCGGAGCATCCCCTCCCTCTCTGATGCAGGGTTTGTGTCGGGACCCTTACTGTTTGAGTTACCCCAACGCCCCCCACTTGGGGGGCAGCAACTGCTCCACATGCGTCCATGATCCTTCAAGCCTCAAGTCTGGCTTTCCCCTGGTCTACCCCTCACACCACCTCCACTCCTTACACTCTGGCTCCTTGTCGTCCAGCAGCACACCCTCCCTCTCCCACCCCCTTTATACTTATGGTTTCATGGTCCCAAATGAACCCCTACCCCACGCCTGCAACTGGGTTTCTGTCAGCGGCCCCTGTGACAAGCGTTTTGCCACGTCAGAGGAGCTACTGGCCCACTTGCGTACCCATACATCCCTTCCTGGAATGGTAGACAGTAAGCTGTTGTCGGCCTATCCCTCATCTGTTTCCTCCACAGCCTCATGTCACCTTCACTTGCCCCCGCCCAGCAGCCCGGGAGCCCTGCCCAGCTCCTTCTCCCTACGAGGCTCTCCCGGATTAAGCCTGGCACGCTACCACCCCTATGGCAAATCCCACTTGCCGGGCGCCCCAGGACTTCCGATGCCAACTCTTCCCTCTTCCCCGGCCTACTACTCCCCCTATGCCCTCTACAGCCAGAGACTCGGCTCTGCCTCGGCGCTGGGGTATCAGTGA
- the LOC116729621 gene encoding U4/U6.U5 small nuclear ribonucleoprotein 27 kDa protein-like isoform X2 — translation MGRSRSRTPPRRERRRSRSTSREHERRRRDRDRSRSRDRDRERRRSRSRSPHRRRSRTPPRRHRSSSLSPGRQKDERKEAKDKPGKSIQISAEDMQGKTEEEIEMMKTMGFGSFDTTKGKKTDGSVNAYAVNVTMKRKYRQYMNRKGGFNRPLDFIA, via the exons ATGGGTCGAAGCAGGAGTCGAACACCCCCGAGACGAG AGAGAAGACGATCCCGCTCGACCTCACGAGAACACGAGCGACGCCGACGGGACAGGGACCGCTCTCGCTCGAGGGACCGGGACCGAGAGCGCCGCAGATCTCGCTCACGCTCGCCGCACAGAAGACGGTCCAG GACTCCTCCCAGACGCCATcgctcctcctccctctctcctgGGCGGCAGAAGGACGAGCGGAAAGAGGCGAAAGACAAACCTGGGAAGTCCATTCAGATCTCAG CTGAGGATATGCAAGGCAAAACAGAGGAGGAAATCGAGATGATGAAAACGATGGGGTTCGGTTCCTTTGATACAACCAAG GGTAAGAAAACGGATGGATCAGTTAACGCATATGCAGTCAACGTTACCATGAAGAGGAAATACAG GCAGTACATGAACAGGAAGGGAGGCTTCAACAGGCCGCTGGACTTCATCGCTTAA